Proteins from a genomic interval of Phlebotomus papatasi isolate M1 chromosome 3, Ppap_2.1, whole genome shotgun sequence:
- the LOC129805255 gene encoding uncharacterized protein LOC129805255 — protein MSGNNLKLRMDFPVQEEKSVKFLQKVKSFNKRFNTTQVELNFELKCPTSNTCTDWLEKVFNEVIGTIQQEGDEGDKVILEIFLEVNPSIKPIFLGLRSLRTLTAEAVISALEKVHQSTIVFNAADVLSVRAYLLHQMEGRGKRHNPGRMNLAEMRQYKQKSIVDISGPTNCLPTSIVVDSYCRNCTPVEHVFESDSNRSAVAKFLDYVLTFRPMPTVAIAHNAKGYDAQFILEELCQREEKIEPILQGCKILYAKVKGVTFLDSLSFIPFPLSQFSKSFGLPECDKGYYPYKFNTTENRSYIGPYPPIEMYPIESMSSQQYAEFLEWYEQVKELPFDNRKELIHYCRQDVKILMMGCLNFMHSFIETTSLNPFLQAITIADASKISLKWLVYMKETSHPNIKYEVKIRGSRYIADGYDEASNTVYSFEGCFFHGHTCFLNRGHAFSKKPNDNMQSRYESTLKRLDHIRQLGYNLVSIWECEFRRMLEADPVLAERLNNHPEVVDSGFDLRSAVYGGRTEVFRTYYKCRPGDKIYYYDFTSLYPWANKYSKYFVGHPKIIKDIPSQEDVLKHDGVVKCTILPPRGLYIPCLPFRCNNRLFFPLCRKCAEELNTDRCLHSDDERSLTGIWSIDEVRLAVDHGYVITKCFEVWSYRTSQYNRETGERGLFADYVDNFLKIKQEASGWPSGVESESDKDNYISEFFENEGIQLDKDNIRVNKGMRSLAKIMLNSLWGRFIMRENFTKTTICNSPEELNALLSSEAIEIVQFYPASDNQFIVSWKHIHDSEPPSKYTNWLISVREPSSKNS, from the exons ATGAGTGGAAACAATTTGAAATTGAGGATGGACTTTCCTGTCCAGGAGGAGAAATCAGTGAAGTTTCTTCAAAAAGTAAAATCTTTTAACAAACGTTTTAACACCACGCAAGTTGAGTTGAATTTCGAACTCAAATGTCCCACTTCGAATACCTGTACGGATTGGCTGGAGAAAGTTTTCAACGAAGTTATTGGAACTATTCAACAGGAAGGAGATGAGGGAGACAAAGTAATCCTCGAGATCTTTCTTGAGGTGAATCCTAGCATCAAGCCCATATTCTTGGGTCTTCGTTCTCTGAGGACCTTAACAGCGGAGGCAGTAATTTCAGCTTTGGAGAAAGTACATCAAAGTACAATAGTTTTTAATGCAGCCGATGTCCTCAGTGTGCGAGCTTATTTGCTTCATCAAATGGAAG GACGGGGAAAACGCCATAATCCTGGAAGGATGAATCTGGCGGAAATGAGGCAGTACAAGCAGAAAAGCATAGTAGACATCTCTGGGCCAACTAATTGCTTACCAACCTCAATTGTTGTTG ATTCATATTGCCGTAATTGCACCCCCGTGGAACATGTTTTTGAGAGCGACAGCAACAGATCAGCGGTAGCAAAATTTCTAGATTATGTACTTACCTTTAGGCCTATGCCCACTGTTGCTATCGCTCACAATGCCAAAGGCTATGATGCGCAGTTCATACTCGAAGAACTGTGTCAGAGGGAAGAGAAGATCGAACCTATTCTACAAGGTTGCAAAATATTGTATGCGAAAGTTAAGGGAGTCACATTTCTGGACTCCCTATCCTTTATTCCCTTCCCTCTGTCACAGTTCTCAAAGAGTTTTGGACTGCCCGAATGCGATAAGGGATATTATCCCTACAAATTCAACACCACGGAAAATCGCTCTTATATTGGACCTTATCCCCCAATTGAAATGTACCCAATTGAATCCATGTCCTCCCAGCAATATGCCGAGTTTTTAGAATGGTATGAGCAAGTCAAAGAACTCCCCTTTGACAATCGTAAAGAACTCATCCATTACTGCCGTCAAGATGTTAAAATCCTGATGATGGGATGCCTCAACTTTATGCATTCCTTTATCGAAACCACATCCTTAAATCCCTTCTTGCAGGCTATCACCATAGCTGACGCT agcaaaatttctctgaaatggCTCGTGTATATGAAGGAAACTTCCCATCCCAACATAAAGTATGAGGTCAAAATTCGCGGATCTCGATATATTGCTGATGGGTATGATGAAGCTTCTAACACTGTGTATAGTTTTGAGGGTTGTTTCTTCCATGGACATACATGCTTTCTAAATAGAGGGCATGCATTCTCAAAGAAACCCAATGATAACATGCAGAGTCGTTATGAGAGCACTCTAAAACGATTGGATCACATTCGTCAATTGGGGTATAATCTTGTTTCAATATGGGAGTGTGAATTCCGTCGGATGTTGGAAGCAGACCCTGTGCTTGCGGAGAGACTAAATAATCACCCTGAAGTTGTAGATTCAGGGTTTGATTTGCGATCAGCGGTTTACGGGGGCCGAACTGAGGTATTCCGCACATATTACAAATGTCGCCCCggggataaaatttattactatgACTTCACGTCACTCTACCCGTGGGCAAACAAATATTCGAAGTATTTTGTCGGGCAcccaaaaattatcaaagacATCCCAAGTCAGGAGGATGTATTGAAGCATGATGGTGTGGTGAAATGCACCATTCTCCCACCAAGAGGCCTTTACATCCCCTGTCTTCCATTCAGGTGCAATAACCGACTCTTCTTCCCTCTCTGTCGAAAATGTGCGGAAGAACTCAATACTGATCGATGTCTCCATTCAGACGATGAAAGATCCCTCACAGGAATATGGTCCATCGATGAAGTCCGTCTCGCTGTTGATCATGGCTACGTCATCACGAAATGCTTTGAAGTTTGGTCATACAGAACTTCACAATACAATCGCGAGACAGGCGAACGTGGTCTTTTTGCCGATTACGTcgataattttcttaaaattaagcaGGAAGCTAGTGGATGGCCCTCGGGAGTTGAATCCGAATCCGATAAAGATAATTATATCAGCGAATTCTTTGAAAATGAGGGGATACAGCTTGATAAAGACAACATACGCGTTAACAAAGGCATGCGTTCTCTTGCAAAAATTATGTTGAACAGTTTGTGGGGCAGATTCATAATGCGGGAGAATTTCACGAAAACTACAATTTGTAATTCTCCTGAGGAATTGAATGCACTTCTTTCATCAGAAGCAATTGAAATTGTACAATTCTACCCCGCAAGCGACAACCAATTTATTGTTTCATGGAAGCACATTCATGATTCTGAGCCTCCATCGAAATAT ACGAATTGGCTGATTTCGGTGAGGGAGCCTTCATCGAAGAATTCGTAA